One window of the Anoplolepis gracilipes chromosome 9, ASM4749672v1, whole genome shotgun sequence genome contains the following:
- the LOC140669695 gene encoding uncharacterized protein: protein MTEKIIQLKAKHVKIDMLVLKSLLEAENDDEIKRNEDQQQINEDKSKIKTLTSKLAVFEEKLCTETRNLEHKNNELSKHNTYLGKLETERNKFLQEIRQLEEKRNNLRSFKPNLQDQQVLELGKKKLKIYKDLTRIQWDYEATKHSIKGYVSNKYDYIHYFCHKNQEANDKLVDSLWYEIYLSTSKARNISS, encoded by the exons ATGacggaaaaaattatacagcTGAAAGCAAAGCACGTAAAAATAGATATGTTAGTACTTAAAAGTTTGTTGGAGGCAGAAAATGATgacgaaattaaaagaaatgaagACCAACAACAAATTAATG aagataaatctaaaattaaaacattaacatCAAAATTGGCtgtttttgaagaaaaactGTGTACAGAAACTCGAAATTTAGAGCACAAAAATAATGAGTTATCAAAACATAATACTTATTTa GGAAAACTAGAAACGGAAAGAAACAAGTTTTTGCAAGAAATTAGACAGTTGGAGGAAAAACGAAACAACTTGAGATCATTTAAACCAAACTTACAAGATCAGCAAGTTTTAGAACTAGGAAA gaaaaaattaaaaatatacaaagattTAACAAGGATTCAGTGGGATTATGAAGCTACAAAACATAGTATAAAAGGCT ATGTCTcgaataaatatgattatattcatTACTTTTGTCATAAGAATCAAGAGGCTAACGATAAATTAGTAGATTCTCTAtggtatgaaatatatttgtctaCTAGCAAAGCTAGAAATATAAGTTCTTAA
- the Mfs18 gene encoding voltage-gated purine nucleotide uniporter SLC17A9 isoform X1, giving the protein MSLATSQIMQLQISLGVPPDDKTGSSWSRKEKRKWFLSLLCGTCLVYATRTSIPLLMPIISKEKHWSKPESGIILSSFFWGYTLTQVISGYISDRIGGQKVLWISALGWSVTTFFMPEIIEYFSNDQTSVLLVAVVRIINGAFQGMHFPSMISLISQRLHEAERASFFSLLTAGSALGTLLTGSLGSYLLENYNWMTVFRSLGGMSLAWTTLLSYHILPFRERTISTKSNTSYTLPWFKLLSEPPFWSCVIGHACQNNCFFVLLSWMPTYFHDIFPEVKIWIVNVIPWLSMLPCTFLGKVISERIIKAGYSVTLTRKTIQTICFVTEIASLLFLTKVKSFQSAVLCLALIIGASGFHNNAIAVNPSDLAPKHSGSVFGLMNTVGAIPGFLGVYFSGYILHMTHSWPVVFFLIAVIDVLGCVIYILFGSGQAIL; this is encoded by the exons ATGAGCTTAGCGACTTCGCAAATAATGCAATTACAAATTTCGTTGGGTGTACCACCGGATGACAAAACTGGATCGTCGTGGTCCAG gAAAGAGAAACGGAAATGGTTCCTGTCATTATTGTGTGGCACATGTTTGGTATATGCTACACGTACGTCTATCCCTTTATTGATGCCAATCATCAGCAAGGAAAAGCATTGGTCAAAGCCTGAATCTGGCATTATATTATCGAGTTTTTTCTGGGGATACACATTAACGCAAGTGATTAGTGGTTATATTAGCGATAGAATCGGTGGGCAGAAAGTATTATGGATATCCGCTCTCGGTTGGTCGGTGACGACTTTCTTTATGCcagaaattatagaatatttttctaacgATCAGACTTCCGTTTTGCTCGTTGCAGTGGTGAGAATAATAAACGGAGCATTTCAAG GAATGCATTTTCCTAGCATGATTAGCTTGATTAGTCAACGCTTGCACGAGGCTGAACGCGCGTCCTTTTTTAGTTTGTTAACTGCAGGATCTGCTCTGGGTACATTACTCACTGGATCATTAGGCTCCTATCTTTTAGAGAATTATAACTGGATGACTGTCTTTCGAAGCTtag gGGGCATGAGTTTAGCATGGACAACCTTGTTAAGCTACCACATCCTGCCATTTAGGGAAAGAACAATCTCTACCAAGTCAAACACTAGCTACACTTTGCCTTGGTTCAAGCTTTTATCAGAGCCTCCTTTCTG GTCCTGTGTTATTGGACATGCTTgccaaaataattgtttttttgtattacTCTCATGGATGCCTACATATTTTCATGATATATTTCCCGAAGTTAAG atttggATTGTGAATGTCATACCATGGTTATCGATGTTACCGTGTACATTTTTGGGAAAAGTTATATCGGAAAGGATAATTAAAGCCGGTTATTCCGTGACTTTGACGCGCAAAACAATTCAAACGATTTGTTTTGTCACCGAAATTGCGAGTCTTTTGTTTTTGA CAAAAGTGAAAAGCTTTCAAAGTGCAGTACTGTGTCTTGCATTGATTATTGGTGCTTCAGGCTTCCATAATAATGCTATTGCTGTAAATCCTTCGGATCTTGCACCAAAACATTCCGGCAGTGTATTTGGTCTAATGAATACCGTTGGCGCCATACCCG GTTTTCTCGGTGTATATTTTTCTGGATATATCTTACATATGACACATAGCTGGcctgttgttttttttcttatcgctGTTATTGATGTTTTAggatgtgtaatatatatattattcggCTCGGGTcaagcaattttataa
- the Coro gene encoding coronin-1C-A, giving the protein MSFRVVRTSKFRHVYGTSLKREQCYDNIRVSKSSWDSTFCAVNPKFLAIIVESAGGGAFIVLPHNKVGRIPADYPLVGGHKGPVLDIAWCPHNDNVIASGSEDCVVKVWQIPDGGISRTLTESIVDLQLHQRRVGLVLWHPSALNVLLTAGSDNLVIIWNVGTGEALVRIDSHPDVVYSACWNWDGSRLVTTCKDKKIRILDPRSGEILEEAVAHEGTKATRAIFLRGGLIFTTGFSKMSERQYSLRAPDMLGEPIVMVELDTSNGVMFPLYDPDTNLVYLCGKGDSVIRYFEITPEPPFVHYINTFQTPDPQRGIGMMPKRGCDVNSCEIIRFYRLNNSGFCQVISMTVPRKSELFQEDLYPDTPGDTAAISAEEWQTGTDAEPVLISLRDGYQPSASKNELKVQKKSNILSKGAKVASNATQDIAQISPGACEELLRECREEIRKLKAVIVKHEGRIRVLESAVALQMKEEERKEKSASPDGKETLASDEV; this is encoded by the exons ATGTCTTTCCGTGTGGTGCGTACCAGCAAGTTTCGCCACGTGTACGGTACTTCTCTAAAACGTGAACAATGTTATGACAATATTAGAGTGTCCAAATCATCGTGGGACTCGACATTTTGTGCCGTGAATCCTAAATTTCTCGCCATTATCGTAGAATCAGCGGGTGGCGGTGCCTTTATCGTCTTGCCGCACAATAAG gtagGAAGGATACCAGCAGACTATCCTTTAGTAGGTGGACACAAAGGACCTGTATTAGATATCGCGTGGTGTCCTCATAATGATAATGTCATAGCTTCTGGTTCCGAAGATTGTGTTGTCAAAGTATGGCAAATACCTGATGGAGGCATTTCTAGGACATTGACCGAATCGATAGTAGATCTGCAACTACATCAACGCAGAGTTGGTTTAGTGCTATGGCACCCATCCGCGTTAAATGTGTTGCTGACAGCTGGTTCGGACAATCTTGTTATTATCTGGAACGTTGGTACGGGAGAAGCCTTAGTACGCATCGACTCTCATCCAGATGTGGTTTATTCTGCATGTTGGAACTGGGATGGATCTCGATTAGTCACTAcatgtaaagataaaaaaattagaatcttAGACCCAAGATCAGGTGAAATATTAGAAGAAGCCGTAGCGCACGAAGGAACCAAAGCAACTCGTGCTATTTTTCTAAG GGGTGGCTTGATCTTCACGACAGGCTTTAGTAAAATGTCGGAAAGACAATATTCTTTGCGAGCTCCCGATATGTTGGGCGAGCCAATAGTTATGGTAGAATTAGATACAAGTAACGGGGTTATGTTCCCTCTATATGATCCTGATACAAACCTAGTGTATTTATGTGGCAAGGGTGATTCTGTGATccgatattttgaaattacacCCGAACCGCCCTTTGTTCACTACATCAATACTTTTCAAACTCCTGATCCTCAACGAGGTATAGGAATGATGCCAAAACGGGGCTGTGACGTTAATAGCTGTGAAATAATCAGATTCTatcgattaaataattcagGCTTTTGCCAAGTGATATCTATGACAGTGCCGAGAAAG TCTGAGCTTTTTCAAGAAGACTTATATCCTGATACACCTGGTGACACAGCTGCAATCTCGGCAGAAGAATGGCAAACTGGCACTGATGCAGAGCCTGTATTGATATCCCTAAGAGATGGTTATCAACCATCCGCTTCCAAAAATGAACTTAAAGTACAAAagaaatctaatatattaagtaaaggAGCCAAGGTTGCGTCTAATGCCACGCAAGATATTGCGCAAATTTCGCCAGGAGCTTGT GAAGAGTTATTGAGAGAATGCAGAGAagagataagaaaattaaaagctgtAATCGTGAAGCATGAAGGAAGAATACGAGTGCTAGAATCGGCAGTCGCTCTTCAaatgaaagaggaagagaggaaagaaaagTCGGCTTCTCCAGATGGTAAAGAAACGCTCGCCTCCGATGAAGTATAA
- the Mfs18 gene encoding voltage-gated purine nucleotide uniporter SLC17A9 isoform X2, with amino-acid sequence MSLATSQIMQLQISLGVPPDDKTGSSWSRKEKRKWFLSLLCGTCLVYATRTSIPLLMPIISKEKHWSKPESGIILSSFFWGYTLTQVISGYISDRIGGQKVLWISALGWSVTTFFMPEIIEYFSNDQTSVLLVAVVRIINGAFQGMHFPSMISLISQRLHEAERASFFSLLTAGSALGTLLTGSLGSYLLENYNWMTVFRSLGGMSLAWTTLLSYHILPFRERTISTKSNTSYTLPWFKLLSEPPFWSCVIGHACQNNCFFVLLSWMPTYFHDIFPEVKIWIVNVIPWLSMLPCTFLGKVISERIIKAGYSVTLTRKTIQTICFVTEIASLLFLIVRTEEKLYDRNNAKFQYGSEIIK; translated from the exons ATGAGCTTAGCGACTTCGCAAATAATGCAATTACAAATTTCGTTGGGTGTACCACCGGATGACAAAACTGGATCGTCGTGGTCCAG gAAAGAGAAACGGAAATGGTTCCTGTCATTATTGTGTGGCACATGTTTGGTATATGCTACACGTACGTCTATCCCTTTATTGATGCCAATCATCAGCAAGGAAAAGCATTGGTCAAAGCCTGAATCTGGCATTATATTATCGAGTTTTTTCTGGGGATACACATTAACGCAAGTGATTAGTGGTTATATTAGCGATAGAATCGGTGGGCAGAAAGTATTATGGATATCCGCTCTCGGTTGGTCGGTGACGACTTTCTTTATGCcagaaattatagaatatttttctaacgATCAGACTTCCGTTTTGCTCGTTGCAGTGGTGAGAATAATAAACGGAGCATTTCAAG GAATGCATTTTCCTAGCATGATTAGCTTGATTAGTCAACGCTTGCACGAGGCTGAACGCGCGTCCTTTTTTAGTTTGTTAACTGCAGGATCTGCTCTGGGTACATTACTCACTGGATCATTAGGCTCCTATCTTTTAGAGAATTATAACTGGATGACTGTCTTTCGAAGCTtag gGGGCATGAGTTTAGCATGGACAACCTTGTTAAGCTACCACATCCTGCCATTTAGGGAAAGAACAATCTCTACCAAGTCAAACACTAGCTACACTTTGCCTTGGTTCAAGCTTTTATCAGAGCCTCCTTTCTG GTCCTGTGTTATTGGACATGCTTgccaaaataattgtttttttgtattacTCTCATGGATGCCTACATATTTTCATGATATATTTCCCGAAGTTAAG atttggATTGTGAATGTCATACCATGGTTATCGATGTTACCGTGTACATTTTTGGGAAAAGTTATATCGGAAAGGATAATTAAAGCCGGTTATTCCGTGACTTTGACGCGCAAAACAATTCAAACGATTTGTTTTGTCACCGAAATTGCGAGTCTTTTGTTTTTGA TAGTAAGGACAGAGGAAAAATTGTATGATAGAAATAATGCTAAATTTCAATATGGctcagaaataataaaatag